A stretch of DNA from Phalacrocorax carbo chromosome 16, bPhaCar2.1, whole genome shotgun sequence:
TAACTTTCTCATTACAAGAACCTTCTTTGCTCCCCTTGTTTAAATATTCCCTAGCTGGAAAAGTGGAAGAAAGTCAGAAAGCTGAGTTGGTTCAACACAACACTACaaggctttgaaaaaaaatatagacaAGCACTTCCCCTCCATCCACGGTCCCAAACCAGATGAAATCTAAGTGCTTTGGTAGGTTTTTGCATGTGTTATTGTATGTCTTGAGATTCTGATAAAATAGAAAGATAATCAGATTGGAATCCTATTATTCTTTACCTTTTGTAAGATTAGTAATTTCACAGTATATGGTTTCCTAGATTAGTTTAAATGTGTAACAGCACTTCATTTCACAGCGGAGCATGGGTAGACAGTATTCCAACACTGCTGTGAACATCTGTTCTGAGTTACCAGAAttccagctgaaaaacaaatatttccacTATAAATCAAATAAAACATTATCCTGAGTGTTGTAACAGATGCAAAATGATTCTGGCTCCCTCTGCCCTgtggtttggctttttccttaaaattgttgtgaatatatttatttacacgCTTCAAGAAACGCACATTTGACATGGCTATTTAAGCTTACTTAGAATGAGACTGATGTTAGTTCAAAGCTGATGGTCAGTTGATAGACTATCTTATTAACTACAGATGCTACCAATTAGCATAAGCTCTAGTCACAGCCTTCCAGATAAACCTGGTATAGAGCTACACTTAAAGTCCTGCTCAAGTGTTCTGATTACTGTAACCCAAGGCTACTAGAAATGGTGACTTGgagtttgttttggggtttattATCCTGTTCTGATGCactttggtgggtttttttaatccccaTTGTTACTGCTGCTATTAATCTTCAGTTTCATGAACTAAAACATTCAGAAGAGATATTGATTTAGGTGGAATAAACAAATGATATTTATTTACTAAACAGTGTGGAAGAAGGCTTTGCAAGAGACTGCCCAGTTTATGGTTGCAGTAGGTGAATAAAATGGTTTGTTTAGGCAGAAGAAGCTGTAATTCCATACTTTGAGGTGTTTAATTGCATTAAGCTGCATCTGAGCAACTCTGATTAAAGAGGCTTTCCTTTTTTGAAATATTCCATATGTAACGGATAAGCCAGACAAGGAGAGAACTGAACTATGGTAAcgtaaacaacaacaaaatcttgcagggggggaagagaaaagtCCTTTCGGTTTACCCCTCTTAGCAGAAATATACTTTGGGGGAAGAGGCAACGCTGTGTTTTGAGGATGACGTTTTGTAGTTGTTACTCAGATTCTGTCTTAAGTGCTTGGACAAAAACAGCGTGTGTAGACTAAATATAACCGTGCCTTTTGCGATGGTTGGGAAATAGGAGCTGCAGGCTAGTTATCCAGCCCACAAACAATAGGAACACATGGTCCCTCCAAAGACATGATGATGGCAAAGGAGCTCTTAGGGGAAGGCCAAGGGCCCAGCTCAGGCTCCCGCTGCGATAGCGGTGTGTGGCGCGCTGGGGTTTTCGGGCGTCGGTGACCAAGTGAACAGAAATTGTGCAGGGGGTTCAGCCATAAGCACATGCGTTATTCCCCATCAGAGGTGCCAACGTTATAAAAGTCTAGGACCCCATTTTCTAAAGGTAATCTCTTAATTAAGGCATAACAGTAAAAAACCCAACGCTACGTATATTTAAAACTGTATACGAATGTGTATTTTGTTCAATATTTCTATCTGCAAAGCGATTGAAACATTCTGTATGCAGTAGGCTGCATCCCTTTTATGGCATTATACATTTGCTGTATATATTGTTAATTAGACCTAATTTAggcctcaaaaagaaaaaaaaactcattAAAATTCTGATTAGTGGTGTTGGCAAGCAGCCATCTAAAAAGCctccatttcttcctttgatAAGTTTGAAACTGCTATagcaaacagtaaaaataagatcacagcttgctttctcaTGCCAATCAACATAATATGTTCTCCAGGTCAAAGCCATTTAAGGGAAAATACAGGAGGAGGACATCTTTATTTCCTTGCATACGTGCTGTCAGATGGCTATAGAAAGCTGTAAGTATGTTTATGCCCTTTGgaggtttaaaaaacaaaaccaaaacaaacctgtCTATGAGAATGCTAGTTGGGAGCCTTCAAAAACAACTTGCTCTACAAGGAAATGACTTCAAAATTAATGGGAATGAAAATAATGCAAAGCTGGTTTAATATTAAACTAGTTATGTCTGATGTTTTCAGTATAACTTTCTGCCTGATGCTTTCCGTATAGTTTATACTCGAAATGCCTGGCCAGGAAAACATACAGACAAGAATATCTTTAGTCCAAATACAGTCAATTTTACACCCACGTTACTGCAGACCAGGGCAgataactttaaaagaaaatatgacgtttaaaaaaaaaaagtcaaaggcaGAATAAAGCAACAAACAATAGCAATGCTTCTACGCTTCCTTCTGTCTGCAAGTATAGCGAAGGGTTATTGTGATCCAGCTGCCAGTTATCATTGTATCCATCCCAATTAACTTAAACATTTCGCTTCAATGCATAAAAACGACTTTACAAGGCTGACGGCACAAAGCTGAACGCTGTTTGACATGGCAAATACTACGCATCTCTTTTAGTGTACATCTTTTCCGTACACATCTGTCCTCAGAGGAGACGCTGGCAATCAGTCTACTCTTTCCAAAGATAAAACGGGGAGCAGgacttctgcagagctgctgactCCAGCGGAAAGGGGAGGTAGGAGGACCCATGGTTTGAACGCTCCGAATGTGTTCCTTTCCCTGGGAGCACAATCCCCACGTGCAGCTGCTCCATCCTGCGTCACAGCACACGGCGGCCCTGGACGCTGGTAAGACAAAGCCAACGTACGATTATGGGAAAAAtacctccttttccttttgataaACACAGAGCCATACGACTGAAATCAGCTTTGGGATGCTCTGTATCAGTAAAGCTGATCCCATGCTtgaatacacatttttaaaaatccaagttACTTatactctgtttttttccaagccCTTTAAAATGTAATCTTTAGCGATCTAATCAGACTTTCTGTATCAAATAAAGCAGGGAGACAGACGCACGGAATCCAGGGTACATTTGCCTCTAGAGACAGCGCTCGCTGTTACTGTCTCTATGTTACATTACGATATTTGCATAAGGAGGTTTCCAAAAACCTGGGAAGCCTGGTATGCTGGTATTTAACATATTCAATGTGCGTATTGTGATACTGAGACAGCAACTAGTTTCCAGCTGAAATTTCTGATGAGAGatttaaagagaataaaatggGCCACAAGAGAGATGATAATTTAGCAGAATCCCCCCGGCTGGGCTAAGGAAGGGTGCTGCAGGCTGACACGAGTATCGGGaacctgttctgctgctgcGTATAACTGGAAGTGGGAGTACATTGAAAaggggggtgggaggcaggaaCCAAACCAGTCTCATCTGCAAGATTTAATGAATCTAAACCTACAGCATAAACTGCATATAGAGCAATAACGTGTGTTTCTGCACTACTTGCTGCTCTTTTAAACTATGTGCAGTTGCAATGACTCTTTCATAACAAGACATACCATGACTTTAATCCCTTTATGTTTAGAAGCctgatttttctgtctgtagGAATTTTCCCAGTTTTCCGCAGAAGGTCAGGCTTTCTTACCAAAGATCAGAGGGGTTTACCATGTTTTCGGGTTCTTAGTAATCTAGGCCCATgcaattaaaaattagtttgggttttctgcaattttttaaaatttcccagGGAAACCTGGGAGCAAGGTGGATGTCACAGAACTGATCACAGAGGTACAGGACAGAAAGAAATCCCACGCTCGGGGCAGCCTTGCAAGACGGAAGCCCAGGGCACTAGTCACTTCAGTGACTTTCACAGACCTCCTTGAAGAATGTGGGTTTTCAGTATCAAGTTCTACAGATCCAGATCTGATAAGCCTATGCATGCAGAATACTCCAGGCTAAATTCTGCCtgaccttccccagcaccatgCCTCCAAGCTCCCTGAAAACAGCCATTTGAAGTCAGAGAAATGTGGGTCATTGACTTCAATAGAAGCTCTGAATGAGGAGGAGATGCTCAGCTCCTGCACCTTTCACTCCTCCCTTCTGttacagctctgcctggggatgggCTGTTTCATTCCGCGCTCGTGGGTGCTCTTCTATCTCCAGTAAAACCAATGCCAACTTCCAAAATCAAACAGCCTGAGCATGTAAGAACAGCTATTTCTAACTGTCTTTCTGCAGCATGCAAGccaaaagtgagaaagggagaggaatgGAGTGCAGAGGAATAAATGGAAGGATCAGGTTGTTTCTCCTGTTGGCACCAGCTGGGAGTTGCCCTTATTCAGGGGAAAGTCTGATGGCAGAACAGGCCAGCTACCCCCCTATCGCTTGTCTCAGTCCAGCTCTGTCACCTGGCTGGTTACACCTACTGGGTCTAAATACTTTGCCAAGGCACCGAGGGCACTATGTGCTTGAAATGGGCTCGAGAGGCTGGTTAATGCTTTACAAGGTTAAGGGCGCTTTAATAAGCACAGCAGAGTATGTGTTCCAAAAATGCAGTCATCGCTGAGAGTAACACTTGCGGAGTTCAAACCAGGTCATCTGCCCAGGCAAGTACATGTATTTGATCTACTGTCATGGTAAAGGCTGACTGTAAACTTTGGCAGAGAAAATTACTAATCTTTCAACCCGTAGCATATAAGCAATGCCTAGTAATACCTATTTTTCTGAGAACTGGAATGCCTTTTGGAACCACCTCAGATTACTTAAGAGAAGTTCCTCTGCCATCACCCAAAAGCAGTTCCAAACCTGTCTCTCCCACATTCAATTAaacctaagaaaaaaattaattggaaaaaaaaaatgaaggcgGGGGCAGATCATGGTTCATTCAACAAGCATTTTTCCTCTTGCGAGGAGCCACAGCAGCTCACTCAGCTGCACACCACGTGGACAATAAACATCAATTTTTAAGTAATTCAGCGCTGTTGGTAGCGGTTTTCACTTGGAAAGCCAAGCCAAGCTACTTCCAGAACCTCTGTATCTTCAAGTTCTctcctctgtggttttttttgtccatcCCACTCGATCctttcatcctttcttttgGCTCCTAAAGGCCTGAGGCAGGGATTGCTCTGCCGATAAACCTGTAGGTATTTAAGGTACTGTAACCATTTGCTTTTCCAATGTCCTGTGCCTTGACCCAAAAGCCTGTTCTCCTGCATTATTTATCCTCTCTCTTCACCTCAGTGCTTGATATCCTTCCCCCCTACTTTCGCAATTCTTGTTTCCAGACAGAAcgtacttaaaagaaaacaacccacTGGAGGAATTAAGCGAGGCTGGCCGTCCAGCTGCAACCTGCTCAGGGGAAGTTTTGCTCAAGTTCAGGAGAGTTCTCAAACTGCACGTACAGTCTGGCTCCGATTTAACCCCAAGACAGAACGAGATGGTGAACGAGCTGGATTCCTCAGACCAATCTGCATGGAGACGCGTAGGGAGCTCTGGATCACCAGCCGGGCATGGTACACCTGCCTTCCAGCACGGGCCTGCCTATCTTTCCATCTATCAGCATCGATGTTTATGCTGAGCTGTGACCATTGCACGGTCCTCCCGGCCTGCTTTTATCCGTGTTTATGGAGGAAGTACAAGCAGGTCCCAGGGACGACACTGGTTAGGTGGATCCCCAGAGAAAACTTTCACTCAAGCTTTTggtgtggggaagaaaaaccgCAATCTTGTTACCAGATGCCATTTCAGAACAGAATTCCCAATTACCATTACGAGCAACACAAACGCAATAAATAAGAGACCGGGACCTGCAGCAGAACAGTGGGGAAAACACATTTATCCACTACacttaagatttatttttttttttttacttaaaccAAGCAGTACCTCCTTTGTGAAGTGTGTTTAAAGTAACtttagtgggaaaaaaaatcccaaacctttATTCAGGTTTAAAAGCGTGGGTAGGAGCAGGTTTAGAACCGAGCGCAGGCCCAGCCGCCCGCCGCCAGCGGTTCCCGCCGCCCTAGGGCGGGGCGCCCACGCCGCGACCCCGGTGTCGGAGCCCCCGGGTGCGCACCCTGCgggccgggggggaggggggggggcgccgCCGCAGCACCGGCGCGTGCGGGCTCGACGTGGCTGCCCGGGGCATTCGGTACCCCCGGGGCCCGCCACTAGCCCCGCCCAGCACCGGGCAGCGCGCGGGGAGGGCGCGagccgcccgcgccccgccaTTGGCCCAAAGTAGGTCAGCCGGCGCGCTCACGTGACGGCCCTCGCGCGCCTCTGCCCCGTgacgcgggggggggcgggggggctgcgtCGGTTACCCCCGCCGTGCgcggccccgctcggccccggagcgcggcgggcggggaggggtgcTCAGGGTCCGCCGCGGCCCATCCCTGCCGCCGGCGGTGCCCGGGCCGGCCCTTCGCAGGTGCCGGACCCTGCTGCGGTGGGTGTGTGTCCCCCTCTCCGGGACAGAGCGGGAGGGGCCCGGTCGGTCACGCAGCGCGCCCAGCACCCCGGGCCTTTCCGCCCTGAGCCGCCGGGCGGGGCGCGGTGCGGGGGTGAAGCCCTGCAGGTGCCTCTGCGTAACGCTCCTAcgcaaaaaagaaaactcagtcTGTGAACTGCTGTGCGTTCGTCGTCGCAGCCCGGTGGTGCTCGGGGCGCTGCTGTGAGCTACGGAGGGGACGCCCGCCTTGGCCGGGCGACCCCCCCCGGGGTTGGGATACGCTGCTGGTCCCAAGCCCGGCAGCGCGGTCCTGTGCTGCCACAGGGGCCTCTGGTCCTGGCACGCCTGGCCTGGAGGTGGAAGAACCCCTTAAAAATGTAAAGGCTTTTTTGAGTTTAAAACTGTctttactgaagaaaagaattgcatttaaaaaaaaaaaaaaggatgaactTGGAAAATGGTCTATTGTGTCGTGTACTTGGTTTGCAAAAAATAGGATCTTTGGGCCATAAAACTGATCAGATTTCTGGGATGGAAACACCAGGGGCAGAAACACAAACGGTGGCtgagatacttttttttaatgggggaCCAATCAAGATGTTTTCTATAGAGAAAAGAAGCTGTCATAGCCCTTTATGAGCCATAACACAAACGTTTTCAGGGGGACTGCTAAACTAAGAATACACACCAACAAATGCTACTTTGGTCAGAAAAGGTAGAAACCCAGTTAGTGAATCATCCGCTCTGCTTTGGTGTGTGAGCCTTACCTGTGGGGTCAGCCGGCAGCTGGAACAGTGTGAAGGAACTGGGGACACCACCACAAAAGCGTAGCAGTAGAAATTGGTAACGCGTAGGTACACGCAGCGCTCCTCTTCAGAAACAGCGTGGTGTCCTGACAGCCGGGCAATTTGGGCTACTTGGTACAAAACCCGCCTGCGTGGCAAGGCTGGACTTAAGCTGGGGCTCCCGTTGCAGCATGAGACTGGAAACAGCAGCCTGAGCACCGCACTCGGGTCCTTCGCTCAGCTTTTCTGGCTGGTCTGGGTGGCAGGAAGAGACAGTTCGGCTCTCTCGGCCAGGAGGTCTCCAGCTCCTGCGCCTCGGGAGTGCTGGGTCTGTAACTGTAAGCAGTCCTCAGTGGCTGGGTGCTTCACCTGGTTCCATGCCTGCACAGATCGACACGTAACAAATCCTGTTCCATGGCCAGCAGTGAAACGGTGCAGTTTTCTGGTCATTCTGCGGCactgaaaatgctgtttctttctgtcGAGTATATTTTGTCTGTAATGGTCAACAACCATAAAAACTTGTGCTTTCATTACATCTCCAACCGATCCGGTTTGTGACTGGTGTTTCCCAATATCCCCTTTACTTTTACATCTCTTTACTCTCCTTTGTGGCTTCCTAAATCTCCTAAACAtatctttatcttttctttatACTGCATAGCAAAAACGTTCTGTACCCCGTCTGCATAGGGGTTGCCAATCGTTGCCCTAACCTTTACGTCACTCGCTCTGTACCTCTGTAATTAAAGGTTTCCAGTAACTAGCAATTTGTCCGTCTGAGGCAACGTTGGTCTGTGTACGATCATTTAATAAtccagtgctttttttttcctggttagGTGACTTTAAAACTGCTGTGCTGCCACTAACGCCCCCCTGCTGGaagccccccccggcacgaaCCCTGCTGCCTCGCTGGCCTTTGCAGGTTCTCCTGGGACCCCTCCTCAGTCGTGCGTAAATACGTTAACATTGTGCTGTCTCTGGTTCCAAAGGGCCTGACAATTACAGCTGCTGgcctttgggttttggttgtgcCAGAGCCATTTTATTGATTTGAATGTACTTTGGGCTTTGATTAGTTGCTTGTTTTAGACAGATCATTTGACCAGTTACTACTCAGTGTTCTTAATCATGGATATGTAAGGGGAGAACCTAACTGCTCAGGGCAGATTTCTGTTCCTCAGGcagcttttatttctaaatactgGGCACTCCAGCTAAAAGTTTATGCGCATCATTTACCTTTATTTGCGTATTTATGATTATTTATATTTGTTAATGGCAAAAACCTGACTTCTGAAGAAAGAGTAACAACTAAATATGGACGGTAAAGCTTTGCAAAAtgccatcaaaaaaaaaaaaaaagacaagaagacAAGAGGCAGGGAGATACAAATGCCTACAAGCACCTGAAGGGTGGAAGTCACTACAGCAAGACTGCACTTCTTGGCCGGACTATGCAGGTAGGGCTCAGTACCTGAGAGGGTGGCTGAAGGCCTAAGCAGGGCGAACATCAGTCGTACTTCCAACGAGGAGCTTCGCCAGTAGAGAGAAAAGCTCCTTCACACAAACTGGGACAAGATACTGGGACCCTGCTAGCGGTGACAGCTATCTTGGTAACTGGTGAGAGAAGCAATCTGCTTATGGCAATGAGGCCTATCAAACATCTGCCGTGGCTCTGGAACTAAGTGCTCACAAGCCCAATGACCGGTTCCCTCAGAATTGTATAAGGATACCATTAGTCTCGACTCCTTTGGGCACCAGGGTAGTTCCCCACCGGGCTCCCCCACCACCATCCTCAGTGCTCCCGGGTGGGCCAGGTGGGACCCGCCGCCCCTAACAGAGCGGCACAGCCCTGGTCCCTCGGACTGGCGGTGGTGGGTGCCCACACTGTTCCTGCCCCTCTGAGGGGTGCCACCCCGCTTCCCTGAGGGGTGCCACCCTGCCCCCCTGAGGGGTGCCACACACTTCCGCTCCCCTGAGGGGtgcagccccgctccccgctgCCCTCACGCTCGGATGCACCGAGCGAGGTCAAACATTCAAACTCATTAACATTCCTCCCGGTTACCGGGACGACAGCTCCCGGCCGGGCCTCGCCAGACGCGGCTCCAGGCGGGCGGGGGGAACAGCAGAAcagcgctccccgccgccccccccggctCCTCACGTCCCGACACGGGTAACGGCGGCCGCGCgtgccggcggggggggggggggcgcgcgGCGGGAGACTCCCCCtagcggggcgggcagggggcgTGGCCGCCCGCCGCTCTCCCCTCGCCAATGGCGGTGCCGCGCTGCGCCTGACGTCAGCGCCGGCAGCGCCTGCACATGGGCGCGCGGCCGAGGCGCGCGGCGCAGAGCGGAGCGGCGCTGGGCAGAGCGGGCGGCGGGAGTGGCGGTGTAGCTGCGCGGCGGAGGGGCCTCTCCCGCTCCCCTGCTCCGGCGGCCTCCAGGCGCCCCTCGCCAGCGGGGCTCGCCTCGCCTCTGCCCCCGTCTCACCGCGCTTCGTAGCGGCGCCGCCGcgagaggaaggggaaggaaccGCTGCCGCGCAGCTGCCCCGAGGGAGAGCCCACCATGTCGCGGCCGCTCCCGCTGAACCCCACCTTCCTACCTCCCACCTACGGGGTGCTGAAGTCCCTGCTGGAAAACCCGCTCAAGCTGCCGCTCGCTCATGACGACGGTGAGGCTTCCCCGGGCAGCCCCCtacacccccccctccccccccccgggatgGCTCTGCCCCCCGCGCCCTCTCCAGACCCCCTCACAGCCGGCCCGGTGAGGGCAGGCGCCCCGAAATGGCGGCCCGGTCCTGCCGTCACTTCAGGGACCGCTGccttgctttccctttcccccgCTCCCTCCGACCCCCTACCCCCGCTTCCCCAAGGCGATTATTTAATGGGACGGCTTCGGCCCGGGCGTGAGGCGGGGGTCGCCGCCGGCCTGACCTAACAGAAGGCGTCCGGGTTTTCCGTCGCCGCGGCGGAGCCACCGGGGGGGGTCGGCTCGGCAGCCTGCAAACATCAATGGAAAGGGCGCGATTCGCCTCAGGGCGAAGCGGTGGGTAGAGGGGGGGCGCCCGGGGTCCCCCCAGCCTGAGCCGGGGtgccgccgccccctccccatcctttCACGCCCTTCCTAGAAACCCGCTCCCCTGTAACTGAAGAGCGTTTCGACAGTAGAAAGTTGCAACTTTTCTGGAAAGCTGAGGTAGTGCGGACGTCATTGCACCTTGTATTTCCAATTAATCAAACGcacattaaaaatcaaaagccTATGAAAGGTCTTGCAGAGCCAGAGCTTTTTGTATCCTCAGCTTTCCGAGTTTCGTTGCAAAGCGACTCGCAGGATTTTGCCGGGGTTGTTGCATGCTgttaaatagaaaatgttaaGGAGGCATGGTAGTTGACAGAAAGCTTTATCGGTTCAGATTGTTGCAAATCTTTTGGAGAAACCAAGTGTCTCCCTTCAAAAATGTGTTGAAATCACTGCATGTTGTAGGAATGAGTAGGAAGcatatttttaactttattttttgctttgctttgcttctacttttggattttttgttagCTCTTCCCTGCATCAAAATACGTATTCTGTCAGACTTCACCGTCGCTTTAAGTTAGTAACATTAAGAAGTACTGAATTTGAAGACTTACTTTCCGTGTGTAAGGACCAGCAAGATGAGCCTTAATTTATAAGTATGAAAGGATAATAAATTACAGACATTTTAGGTTAAGATcattcagcagaacacagcaataTCTTCCAGTTTGCTGTAAGTTAAATACTCACTTTTAAGTTTGAGTACTTATTGAAACTGACATTCAAAGCCATGCATGCAGTGGATTTGTTACctaaaaatagaggaaaatctgaaaaacatgGTTGGATCCAGCAAGGCTGCTCAGTTGGCTTGACCCGTCAATTAGCTACCAAACTGAGTGAATCAAAGGAGTTATTTTCATGAAGGCAATATGTGTTTGTTACAACCACAAGTGCAGCAGAAGTagctaatattttaattactgaGCTCTTATATCTTTATTATGTGTTTTGTTAAAGCATTCggtaaagaaaaagacaaagagaagaAGTTAGACGATGACAGCACCAGTACCACAGTCCCTCAGTCAGCTTTCTTGGGCCCAACATTGTGGGACAAGACACTGCCATATGATGGAGACACTTTCCAGTTGGAATACATGGACCTGGAAGAATTCCTCTCAGAAAATGGCATTCcacccagcccaaaccagcatGAGCATAGCCCGCACCAGTCAGGTCTCCAGCAAGCTACCTCAGCATCACCTTCTGTCATGGACCTCAGCAGCAGGGCTTCTACTTCAGTCCATCCAGGCATGGTGTCACAGAACTGCATGCAGAGCCCGGTCAGACCAGGTAAATCAGACCTAAGAACTTCCTATGGATTTGGGCATGACCCCTTCTCTCCACTGTAAATAATGACTTCTTCCTGTGTGGTTGACAGGCAGCTTAGAGAAGAGCCAATATGACTGAAGTCACTCACactccaaaaaataaaaataatagctcTAGTTATTGCTAAGTTGCTCCAcagggatttttgttttaattatgtaAGGAAACTGTGGGAATTCCAAGGAAACTTGcctatcttcttttttttgttgataGCCTAGCTATATTAGCAAGTAAAAAGACCACAAACACAATGGTAGCGCATAGATGCCATGGTGTTAGATGCAAGGGAGAAGGACTGTGAAAGAGAATATTCCTTTGGCCAATATTTGATGTGAGAACGCAGGAGTGGGCAATCATTTTGAAGTTAAAGACAATAGTTCCTGTCTGAAATTTTGGCTGTAATCTTATTTCTTACTGAGCAAAGTAAAATTTGCCACAGTACACAGGGCAGGAACTAAATTTTAAAGCTGCATTATAGTCTTGCTTATGTTAGCATGAACTGAGTGTAACTCTGACCCGAGTTGATAAATTACATCTATAGTCACCCTAAGCTGTAGGCAAAGAAAACATCATGGAATCCAAGGTCTGATTGTAATGCGTGATTCTAAGCCGTTTGATGTCAGTGGAAGTCTTCTATTAGTTTATTATCACTTGAAGTCATCCCTTTAAAGACACTAGTATGAATCCAGAATAACTGCGCTGGCTTGACACCAGCATTGCTGAGATCATGGTCAGTGGAATAGTGTCAACATTGAAGTTTGGAAAATGTGgatctttgccttttttctttaaaaaaaaaagccaaagcaaaacaaaaaaaaccccaaacaacaaaaaaacccaagggtGACTTCTTTATTGTGCTTTTCTGCTCACACAAGGTTTTGCTAGAGCAAAGTGTGCTCTTTGGAGCAGGAAACCActcctctcccttctgcttGATCGTTTGCCATGCTCAGTGTGCGAAGTCATTGTCAGAATCATCTGATAAGGcggcaaaataaataaatagaaggtCAAAAGTTGTGGAGCAGGGTGAAGTAGAAAAGTATTACAAGTCTGCAATGTTCctttctcattaaaaagaagtaaaacacctcccaaaacaccccaaacctgTCAACAGACTCGTTGGCCCCAAGTCAGAAGTGTGTGTTTAGTCGTGGATTTCATTTACTTGCTTTTACTTTATGTTGATTTGACTTtgatttgtatttcagtttcaaGGCATTTGGTAGTTAACTAATAACTTATAAACGTTTCcaaagttaaaatatatttggagctggcaagaatataaaaaacccttgctttttctgagccagtttttaaaaatagtgcGTATGTGctacagcattttctgttgtGTATGCACATGTACAATTAAAAGCAGATAATCTGTCCTCATTCCTTTTCAGAGGAGCTTGGTTATGAGCTGGGCTTTTAATGATCACCTGTCAGAATTTATTTGTAATCAGCTGTCTGCATGACTTTTCAactcattgattttttttttttttgagcttttcCTGAGCCATTTGCAGCTCAGGGTTACAAACTTTTCTCACTAGAAACTCTACACATTTTTACTGTTGTAAAAGAAGTCATGGTTCTTGGGGTGCGATAAAACATTAAATTTGCAGgtact
This window harbors:
- the HLF gene encoding hepatic leukemia factor isoform X2, with the translated sequence MSRPLPLNPTFLPPTYGVLKSLLENPLKLPLAHDDAFGKEKDKEKKLDDDSTSTTVPQSAFLGPTLWDKTLPYDGDTFQLEYMDLEEFLSENGIPPSPNQHEHSPHQSGLQQATSASPSVMDLSSRASTSVHPGMVSQNCMQSPVRPGQILPANRNTPSPIDPETIQVPVGYEPDPADLALSSIPGQEMFDPRKRKFSEEELKPQPMIKKARKVFIPDDLKDDKYWARRRKNNMAAKRSRDARRLKENQIAIRASFLEKENSALRQEVADLRKELGKCKNVLAKYEARHGPL
- the HLF gene encoding hepatic leukemia factor isoform X1, translated to MSRPLPLNPTFLPPTYGVLKSLLENPLKLPLAHDDAFGKEKDKEKKLDDDSTSTTVPQSAFLGPTLWDKTLPYDGDTFQLEYMDLEEFLSENGIPPSPNQHEHSPHQSGLQQATSASPSVMDLSSRASTSVHPGMVSQNCMQSPVRPGQILPANRNTPSPIDPETIQVPVGYEPDPADLALSSIPGQEMFDPRKRKFSEEELKPQPMIKKARKVFIPDDLKQDDKYWARRRKNNMAAKRSRDARRLKENQIAIRASFLEKENSALRQEVADLRKELGKCKNVLAKYEARHGPL